Genomic segment of Prosthecobacter sp.:
TCGAACTTCGCGCGGAGGTGCTGGTCGTAGCTGACGATTTTCAATCCTGCGGGGAACTGATACTGACGATACTGCGTGACCCACATGCGGCCCTTGGAGTCCCAGCTCGCGTAAAGCGGCTGCTCGACGACGGGCTCGTGCGCCATGAGATCGATGGCGACATCGCTGCGGTGTTTGAAGTTCTTCACCGCGTCCTGCGGCGCGGTGGGTGGGGTGTCGTCGCGCATCACGCCGCGACCAGGGCGTGTCTCCATGATTTTCTTCACGGCTTCGTTGCCGGCGACCGTATCGGCCTTGGGATTGGGGTCGGCGGCAAAGGCTGAGGAGCCAAGCACAAGGAAAAGGAGGCGCGATTTCATGGCGGAGACTAACAAGCGAAGCCGCGGCGGTTTCTTGCCGACTTGTCACTGGTTCCGGTATTTTCGTGCGTGCGTCCTCGCGGCCGACAAAAAGATTCGACTTTGGGAATGCTTTCCGCTTTAAGCTGCCGGGACACCACCCCGTAACACCATGGCTGACTCCTACACCGAAGTAACATCACAAAACTGGTTCAGCCGCATCGGCGAATCGATCAAGGGCATCATCTTCGGGATCATCGTGATTCCCCTGACCATCATCCTGCTCTGGTGGAATGAAGGCCGCGCTGTCACCACCGCGAACAGCCTCAAGGAAGGAGCCGCCGCCGTGGTGGACGTCTCAGCGGACAAGGTGGACCCTGCCAACAACAAAAAGCTCATCCATGTGACCGGCGAGGCCAAAGCCGCCGAACCGGTGAGCGATCCTGAATTTGGCATCAGCGTCCCGGCGTTGCGGCTGGTGCGCAGTGAGGAGATTTACCAGTGGGTGGAGGAGACCAAGACCGAGAAGAAGGAGAAAGTCGGCGGCGGTGAAGAAACCAAGACGACCTACACCTACGAGAAGAAGTGGACGGACAAGCCGGTGAACTCCTCCGAGTTCAAAAAGCCCCAAGGTCACACCAACGAGGGCGACTTGATCGCGGGCAACGCGAACATCAGCGCCGAGAACGTCACTCTGGGCGCTTTCAAGGTGCCGGAAAGTTTTGTGAACCAGATGGGCAGCCCGGCCAAGCACTCGGTTGCCGAGGCGGATCTGGCGAAACTGACGGCAGACCTCAAAGATGCGGCCCATGTCAGCAGCGGAGCCTTTTACTTCGGCGAAAAACCCGACGCTCCGCAGGTGGGCGATGTTCGCGTGTCGTTTGAAGTCGTGAAGCCCGGCACCTTCAGCATCCTGGCCGCTCAACTCGGCGACACGTTTGAGCCTTATCAAACCAAGGCCGGGGACGCGATCAGCTTCATCGAAGATGGCACGGTCAGCGCGGAGACGATGTTCAAGAACGCGGCCAGCGCGAACACCATCATCACCTGGCTGGCGCGGCTCGGTGGCTTCCTGTTCATGGCCTTTGGCTTCATGGCCATCATGCGTCCGCTCAGCGTGCTTGGCAGCGTGGTGCCCTTCATCGGCAACATCATCGGCATGGGCACGGGTTTGATCTCCTTTGTGCTCGCAGGCACGATCTCGCTGGTCGTGATTGCCATCGCCTGGATTGTAGTGCGTCCGTTGCTGGGCATTGTGATCCTGGCACTAGCCATCGGCGGCTTCATCTACGCGCGCAAGCTGGCGGCAGCCAGCAAGCCGGTCGTCGCCGCCTGAGCCAGGCGTCATGCCTGAATGCTAACTAAAGCTTACGGAAGTTGCTCCCCTCGTCGGGTGTGCCACAGTGCATGACTGATGCGACCCACCAGCAGTTCCCAACCCGCCACACCCCTCGTGACACGTTCCGTGCCGCCTTCGGCGGTGGAATTGTCCGCGATGATGCCCTTCGGCCGCTACTCTGTGCAGGCGCAGGTCGGCATCGGCGGCATGGGCACGGTGTATCGCGGCACCCAGCTCAGCCTGGGCCGTCCGGTGGCCATCAAGGTGCTGCGTGTCAGCGATGGCTACGATTTCGCCTTTGAGGACCGCTTTCGCCGTGAGGCGCGGGCCATGGCCACGCTGAACCATCCCAACATCGTTGCCATCTACGACTATGGCCACCTCGGCACCGAGTTCCTGTTCTTCGTCATGGAATTCGTCGATGGCACGGATCTCGGAGAGATCATGACCCAGGGCCGCATGACGCCTCAGCTCGCGCTGCAACTGCTGCCGCAGATTTGTGCCGGACTCGAATACGCGCACGCCAAGGGCATCGTCCATCGTGACATCAAGCCCGCGAACGTCATGCTCACCCGCCAGGGCGAGGTGAAGATCGCCGACTTTGGCCTCGCCAAGGATGTGATGCGCTCCCCGTCCATGGCCACGGAAACGCACATGGTCATGGGCACGCCGGAATATGCCGCGCCGGAGCAGTTCACTGCGCACCGCGAGGTGGATCATCGTGCCGACATCTATGCGCTGGGAGTGCTGATGTATCAGATGCTCACCGGAGCGCTGCCACGCGGCTCCTGGCAGCCGCCCTCCTCCTTGCGGTCCGGTGTGGATCCCCGCCTGGACGGGGTCGTTGTTCGCGCCCTGATGACGGATCGTCAGCATCGCTATCAATCCGTGGGCGACATGCATCGCGCGATCGAGGCGGCACTGGTGCCATCCACCGCGCAGAGCCCGACACCCAGCAGACCGCTGCCTGCCGCGGCGAAACCCAGAGCCGGGCGCATTCTCCTTCTCGAAGACGACCTCATGGTGCGTGACCTCTTGCGCCGCGCTTTGGAAAAAGCCGCGTTCGAAGTCGTCGAGACGGGTGATGGCAAGGACACGCTGCGCCTTTACCAAGAGGCGATGAGTCAGGGCCGTCCCTACGATCTCGCCATCCTCGACCTCACCATTCCTGACGGCATGTGCGGCCGCGAAACCATGCTGAACCTGCGCCGCCTCGACCCGCAGATCCTCGCCATCGTCTCCTCCGGTTATCGCGATGATCCCGTGATGAAGGACTGCGCCGCCTACGGTTTCGCCGCCGCGTTACCGAAGCCGTATCAGGTCGAAGGCCTGTTGCAGATCGTGAATGGCGCGCTCGCCGTGGGCCGCAGACGCGCCGCGTGATTCACATCACCCGCACCGCCGCCTGCGTGTCCATCGCCTGCCACACGGCATGCACCACGCGCATGTAGTTCATGCCTTCGTTGAAGTCAGGCTTGGGACGTGGCGCGGATGGATCTCGCACAGCGGCGATGAAATCGCGCTCCACCGTCCAGCTTCGTTGCATCTCGGTCGGAATCGGCACCGACTCCAGTTTGCCGCCGCGTTTACCGAGTAGGAGTTCATCCGTGTTGAAATCATAGCTCAGCGTGCCTTCGGAGCCGAAGAGCCACAGCTTGTCCGTCGGTGCATGCGCGGCCACGCCGCTGAAAAGCATCGTCGCTTCGAGGCCGCTGCGAAATTTCGCCATCACGTTCACGAAATCGGGAATATCGACCTCCACGCCCGCACGTTCGGGAATCACCACATTCCCACGCGCCTCGACTTCGACGATGTGGCCGAGCCAACGCTGCAACACCTCGGTGTAGATGCCCAGCGTGAGGATTTGGATGCCGCTCAACTCCGACTGCTGCCGCCAGTGCGCGGGCTTCGAGGCATCCAGCCACGCATCGTTGAAACTGTGCAGTAGAGCCTGATGCGGCGTGCCGATGGCGCCTTCCGCGAGCAGTTGCTTCACCAATTCGCCGGCCTTCATGCCTTGCGGAGGCGGACAGATCGCCGTGATGAGTTCAGGATAACGAATCGACGCCTCCCACATCTGATTCGCCTCCGGTAGCGAGGCAGCCATGCGTGCCTGCGTGAAGACATGCTTCCCGTGCTGAAGCGCGTAGCAGGTCATCTCCGCGTGCATGTAGGGATGCGTGCCGATCCAGACGACATCGACCTTGGGTGACGATGCCAGCTCCTCCCAGCGCTCCACCGCCTGCGCTTCCGGCGCAAACTCGCGGCAAAAGGCCTCGGCGCTTGCCAGCGAGCGGTTCGTGACCTGAACGATCTGCACGTTCGGAATCGCCCGCAGACCGGGCATGTGGCGTGATTTGACGATGCCGCCAGCGCCGATGATGCCGATGCGGATGGGTTGCTCTGTGGAGGTCATAGACGTATGAATCGTGACACGTTTGCGCCAACATCCAAGCCCTGCATGCAAATCCTGCACATCTTCATCTCTCCCGAGCACATCTACGTCGGTCATCACGGCCTGCCGCCCGGCACCGCGCCGATGATTGAGGTGCCGGAGGTCGAATGCGTGACCGGCAAGGGCCTGCGGGGCGACCGCTACTGCGGCTGGAAGGAAGATTACAAGGGCCAGGTCACCTTCTTCGAGCACGAGCAGTATGAGCGCCTCTGTGAGCAGTTCAGCATCATGGGCGTGCCGCCTTCGGCTTTCCGTCGCAACATCATCACCAAGGGCATCGACCTCAACACGCTCATCGATGTCGAATTCGAAGTGCAGGGCGTGCGCTTCCTCGGCACGCAGGAGGCCGCGCCCTGCCAGTGGATGAACCAGGCTTTCGCGGAAGGTGCGGAATCAGCCCTCAAAGGCCACGGCGGCCTGCGCGCAAAAATTTTGAGCAACGGCATCCTCCGCAAGTCATGAGCTCGTCCTTCGCAGCCGTCCTGCTCGCCGGTGGTCGTTCCACCCGGATGAAGCAGGACAAGGCCTTGCTTCACTGGCATGGGCAGGAGCTGTGGCAGGCGCAGTTGCACAAACTGCAATCCATCGGAGCCGCACGCGTGCTGCTCTCCTGCCGCCGCGAGCAACCCTTGTTCGTGAGCGACGACGTTGAGATCATCCATGATCCCGCCGATGTCGATGACGGTCCGCTGGGCGCGATCACACGTTGTTTGGAGCGCGTGCAGACGCCGCTGCTTGTCCTCGCCGTCGATATGCCATGGATGACCGTCGCGTTTCTGCGTGAACAGCTCGGCAAGCACGAAAATCCCGATCAAGGCTGGTTTTTTCGCGGTCCGCATGGCGATGAAGCCCTCGCCGGCATGTACGTTCCCGCCATGCTGCCACACATGCGCCAGGCGCTGAGTGAAAAGAATCTCAAGCTCCAGCACGTGATCGAAGCCTGTGTGCATTCCGGATCAGCCGTCACCAACCAGATGAGCGACGATCAGGCCGCCTTCTTCCATAACGTAAACACACCGGCGGATTTGAAATGAGTGAGGAGCGCTTTTGCGTCACGGCTCCTTGAGCCGAGCGGCAAGATAATCACCGCAGGGCAGCTCTTTGCCGTCTTTGAAACGGATCACGTATGACTTGCCGGAAGTTCCCGAAACGGACGCCACGTGTGTGATGAAATCGGCGGCGGTCTTGACCTTATTGCCCTCTTTTTTCCATTTGGCGCGGAGGAACTTGGCCGCAGATGAAGCGTCATAGTTGCTTCCGTTGCGAATGAAGGTGGCTCCTTCGAGTCCCTCAATGTGAGAGATGAGCGCTTCGATTTTGGTCTTTTCGGCTGTTTCGGCAGTTTGAGCCGGCAGCGTGAGAGCGGCGGCGAAAAACAGGAGCATGAGGCAGACGGCGTGGAAAATCTTTGGGTTCATGGCTGAAAACAAACTGGTCGTTGTTCAAACGTACCAACGCGTGAGGGCAGCATCGGGAAGCAGCGAACGTGGCGTGGCTGGCAACAGCGACCTATCAGCGCAACTCGTGACCGAGAATCGCCAAAGTGGCGATGGCGGCGGTTTCGGCGCGAAGGACGAGCGGCCCGAGCGTGACCGGCACAAAACCGGCGGCGAAGGCCTGCGCTTCTTCTTCGGCTGTGAAATCGCCTTCAGGGCCAATGAGAACCGCGACGCTGGCGGGTTTGGTCACAGGCAACACTTGTTTAAGCGTGCGGCCATGCTCGCTGAGCGCGGGGATGAGTTTGAAGTCGGCTTGAAGCTTCAAACTGGCCGCGAAGGCGATGGGAGTCTTCAATTCGGGCAGAAATGGCGAGTGGCACTGCTTGGCGCTCTCAATCATGTGCCTGCGCCACTTGATGAGCTTCTTCTCCGTCTGTACCGCATCGAGATGGACGACGGTGCGCTCGGTGATCACGGGCTGGATGCTGGCGGCACCAAGTTCGACGGCTTTTTCGAGCAGCCACTCGAAGGGTTCGGCTTTGATGAGGGTGGGTAGGAGATGAATCGCGGTCTGAAACGGTTCCATGCGCGTTTCGTCGGTAATTTTGGCCTGCACTTCCGCTTTCGAGACATGAGTGATCTCGCAAACGGCCACGCGGCCTGCGCCGTCGAAAATCTCGATCGTGTCGCCGGGCTGCTTGCGCATCACGCGGCTGCAATGCTGCGCTTCATCGCCGGCGAGCGTGAGATGCGGGCCGTTCCAGGCTTCGGCGGACAGATGGAAGCGTGGCAGCGACATGTCAGCGTTTCATCAGCGACTCGATCTCATCCGCCTCAATGGGAATGTGGGCCATGAGGTCGATGTTTGTGTGTTCGCCGATGACAATGTTGTTTTCGAGGCGGACTCCGAGTTTTTCTTCGCGGATGTAGATGCCGGGTTCGACGGTGAAGACCATGCCGGGCTGAACAGGCTTCCACATGTGGCCGACATCGTGTACGTCGATGCCGAGCGGATGCGAGGTGCCGTGAGGAAAATATTTTTTATACGCAGGCTTGTCGGGATCTTGCTTGGCGATGTCCTCGGGCGTGATGAGTCCGAGGCCAAGGAGTTCTTCCTGCATGAGGAGGCCGACTTGCTCCTGATATTCGCGGATGATGACGCCGGGGCGCAGCATCTGGCAGCACTGTTTGAAGACGCGCAGCACGGCGTCGTAAACCTGGCGCTGGCGTGGCGTGAATTTGCCGTTCACGGGGATCGTGCGCGTGAGGTCGGCGTTGTAGTTGCCGTAGTTGGCGGCCACGTCGAGCAGCAGCAGCTCGCCATCCTGACACTGGCAGTGATTGGTGATGTAGTGCAGCACGCAGGCGTTTGCACCGCTGGCGATGATCGGCGTGTAGGCGAAGCCACGAGCGCGCTGGCGGATGAACTCGTGGGAAAGCTCGGCCTCGATCTCGAATTCATGCACGCCGGGCTTCACAAACTTCAGCAGGCGGTCGAAGCCATCGCTGGTGATGTGGATCGCCTCGCTGAGTGCAGTGATTTCGTGCGGGCTCTTGATGACGCGCAGCTCGTGCATGAGCTGCGCGAGGCGGCGGTAGTCGTGCAGCGGGTATTCGTGTTTGCAGCGGTGCGTGAAGCGTGTCTCGCGGGTCTCCGTGGGAATCGTGGCGCGGGAGTGCTCGTTCGAGTTGAGGAAGACGTGATCGGCCTGGCACATGACGGAGCGGAACTGTGTCTCGAAGTCGGTGAGCCAATGCACGCGCTGGATGCCGCTGCGCTCGGTGGCCTGGGGTTTGGAGAGCTTCTCGCCTTCCCACACCGCAATGGTTTCGTTGGTCTCGCGCACGAAAAGCATCTCGCGCTGCTTCGGGTCGGCGGCATCTGGGAAGAGGATGAGGATCGTTTCCTCCTGATCCACACCGCTCAGGTAAAACAGATCGCTGTTCTGCACGAATCCCATCGTGCCGTCCGCATTCGTCGGCAGCACGTCATTGGCATGGACGATCACGACAGACTGCGGCGGCAGCTTGGCATAAAGACGCTGGCGGTTTTCCGTGAACAGTTCGGCGGGCAGAGGTTGGTAACGCAACATGCCGGACAGGGAGCAAGGGCGGCAGCGCT
This window contains:
- a CDS encoding TMEM43 family protein yields the protein MADSYTEVTSQNWFSRIGESIKGIIFGIIVIPLTIILLWWNEGRAVTTANSLKEGAAAVVDVSADKVDPANNKKLIHVTGEAKAAEPVSDPEFGISVPALRLVRSEEIYQWVEETKTEKKEKVGGGEETKTTYTYEKKWTDKPVNSSEFKKPQGHTNEGDLIAGNANISAENVTLGAFKVPESFVNQMGSPAKHSVAEADLAKLTADLKDAAHVSSGAFYFGEKPDAPQVGDVRVSFEVVKPGTFSILAAQLGDTFEPYQTKAGDAISFIEDGTVSAETMFKNAASANTIITWLARLGGFLFMAFGFMAIMRPLSVLGSVVPFIGNIIGMGTGLISFVLAGTISLVVIAIAWIVVRPLLGIVILALAIGGFIYARKLAAASKPVVAA
- a CDS encoding protein kinase, coding for MTRSVPPSAVELSAMMPFGRYSVQAQVGIGGMGTVYRGTQLSLGRPVAIKVLRVSDGYDFAFEDRFRREARAMATLNHPNIVAIYDYGHLGTEFLFFVMEFVDGTDLGEIMTQGRMTPQLALQLLPQICAGLEYAHAKGIVHRDIKPANVMLTRQGEVKIADFGLAKDVMRSPSMATETHMVMGTPEYAAPEQFTAHREVDHRADIYALGVLMYQMLTGALPRGSWQPPSSLRSGVDPRLDGVVVRALMTDRQHRYQSVGDMHRAIEAALVPSTAQSPTPSRPLPAAAKPRAGRILLLEDDLMVRDLLRRALEKAAFEVVETGDGKDTLRLYQEAMSQGRPYDLAILDLTIPDGMCGRETMLNLRRLDPQILAIVSSGYRDDPVMKDCAAYGFAAALPKPYQVEGLLQIVNGALAVGRRRAA
- a CDS encoding Gfo/Idh/MocA family oxidoreductase, producing MTSTEQPIRIGIIGAGGIVKSRHMPGLRAIPNVQIVQVTNRSLASAEAFCREFAPEAQAVERWEELASSPKVDVVWIGTHPYMHAEMTCYALQHGKHVFTQARMAASLPEANQMWEASIRYPELITAICPPPQGMKAGELVKQLLAEGAIGTPHQALLHSFNDAWLDASKPAHWRQQSELSGIQILTLGIYTEVLQRWLGHIVEVEARGNVVIPERAGVEVDIPDFVNVMAKFRSGLEATMLFSGVAAHAPTDKLWLFGSEGTLSYDFNTDELLLGKRGGKLESVPIPTEMQRSWTVERDFIAAVRDPSAPRPKPDFNEGMNYMRVVHAVWQAMDTQAAVRVM
- a CDS encoding MOSC domain-containing protein; this translates as MQILHIFISPEHIYVGHHGLPPGTAPMIEVPEVECVTGKGLRGDRYCGWKEDYKGQVTFFEHEQYERLCEQFSIMGVPPSAFRRNIITKGIDLNTLIDVEFEVQGVRFLGTQEAAPCQWMNQAFAEGAESALKGHGGLRAKILSNGILRKS
- a CDS encoding molybdenum cofactor guanylyltransferase gives rise to the protein MSSSFAAVLLAGGRSTRMKQDKALLHWHGQELWQAQLHKLQSIGAARVLLSCRREQPLFVSDDVEIIHDPADVDDGPLGAITRCLERVQTPLLVLAVDMPWMTVAFLREQLGKHENPDQGWFFRGPHGDEALAGMYVPAMLPHMRQALSEKNLKLQHVIEACVHSGSAVTNQMSDDQAAFFHNVNTPADLK
- a CDS encoding DUF5329 family protein, translating into MNPKIFHAVCLMLLFFAAALTLPAQTAETAEKTKIEALISHIEGLEGATFIRNGSNYDASSAAKFLRAKWKKEGNKVKTAADFITHVASVSGTSGKSYVIRFKDGKELPCGDYLAARLKEP
- a CDS encoding 16S rRNA (uracil(1498)-N(3))-methyltransferase, which gives rise to MSLPRFHLSAEAWNGPHLTLAGDEAQHCSRVMRKQPGDTIEIFDGAGRVAVCEITHVSKAEVQAKITDETRMEPFQTAIHLLPTLIKAEPFEWLLEKAVELGAASIQPVITERTVVHLDAVQTEKKLIKWRRHMIESAKQCHSPFLPELKTPIAFAASLKLQADFKLIPALSEHGRTLKQVLPVTKPASVAVLIGPEGDFTAEEEAQAFAAGFVPVTLGPLVLRAETAAIATLAILGHELR
- a CDS encoding aminopeptidase P N-terminal domain-containing protein translates to MRYQPLPAELFTENRQRLYAKLPPQSVVIVHANDVLPTNADGTMGFVQNSDLFYLSGVDQEETILILFPDAADPKQREMLFVRETNETIAVWEGEKLSKPQATERSGIQRVHWLTDFETQFRSVMCQADHVFLNSNEHSRATIPTETRETRFTHRCKHEYPLHDYRRLAQLMHELRVIKSPHEITALSEAIHITSDGFDRLLKFVKPGVHEFEIEAELSHEFIRQRARGFAYTPIIASGANACVLHYITNHCQCQDGELLLLDVAANYGNYNADLTRTIPVNGKFTPRQRQVYDAVLRVFKQCCQMLRPGVIIREYQEQVGLLMQEELLGLGLITPEDIAKQDPDKPAYKKYFPHGTSHPLGIDVHDVGHMWKPVQPGMVFTVEPGIYIREEKLGVRLENNIVIGEHTNIDLMAHIPIEADEIESLMKR